In one window of Hymenobacter nivis DNA:
- the cbiB gene encoding adenosylcobinamide-phosphate synthase CbiB, whose translation MDRFTRIAAPLALGYALDLLLADPEGWPHPVRAYGALIAAGEQRLNHGSHRLAKGAVLAGGLVGGTFGAFLVLEKALRHCPAPVAVAVNSAWVFFGLANTGLVREGRAVFEVLEQDGLAAGRRQLARIVGRDTAGLDAQQIRTAVFESLAENLSDGVVAPLLYYALAGVPGLMAYKMVNTLDSMVGYRSPRYEQFGKFAARLDDVANLLPARLTAGLLALLAGSGRGFRFIFTYGNQHKSPNAGYPEAALAGVLNCRFGGAHSYHGQLVSKPYIGHNPRPLAPQEINRVARLNHAVCAAVVVGMAGLLWWHNRRRLQ comes from the coding sequence ATGGACCGATTTACCCGCATAGCCGCGCCGCTGGCCCTGGGCTATGCTCTCGACCTGCTGCTGGCCGACCCCGAAGGCTGGCCCCATCCGGTGCGCGCGTACGGCGCGCTCATCGCCGCCGGGGAGCAGCGGCTAAACCACGGTTCGCACCGCTTGGCCAAGGGTGCGGTGCTGGCGGGCGGCCTGGTGGGCGGCACCTTCGGGGCGTTTCTCGTGCTGGAAAAGGCTTTGCGGCACTGCCCGGCCCCCGTGGCCGTGGCGGTCAACAGTGCCTGGGTGTTCTTCGGCCTGGCCAATACGGGCCTGGTGCGCGAGGGCCGGGCCGTGTTTGAGGTGTTGGAGCAGGACGGCTTAGCCGCCGGACGGCGCCAGCTGGCGCGCATCGTGGGGCGTGACACGGCCGGGCTCGATGCCCAGCAAATACGCACGGCCGTGTTCGAAAGCCTGGCCGAAAACCTGAGCGATGGCGTGGTGGCCCCGCTGCTGTATTATGCCCTGGCTGGCGTGCCCGGCCTGATGGCCTATAAAATGGTGAACACCCTCGACTCGATGGTGGGCTACCGCAGCCCACGCTACGAGCAGTTCGGCAAGTTTGCCGCCCGGCTCGACGACGTGGCCAACCTGCTGCCCGCCCGCCTCACGGCCGGGCTGCTGGCCCTGCTGGCTGGCAGCGGACGAGGGTTTCGGTTCATCTTCACCTACGGCAACCAGCACAAAAGCCCCAACGCCGGCTATCCAGAGGCTGCCTTGGCCGGCGTGCTCAACTGCCGCTTCGGAGGGGCGCACTCTTATCACGGGCAGCTCGTGTCCAAGCCCTATATCGGCCATAACCCCCGCCCGCTGGCGCCCCAGGAAATCAACCGCGTGGCGCGGCTCAACCACGCGGTGTGCGCTGCCGTGGTGGTGGGCATGGCGGGGCTACTGTGGTGGCACAACCGCCGCCGTCTGCAATAG
- a CDS encoding cobyrinate a,c-diamide synthase, with product MPNSPALKPQFLLAAPASGQGKTTLTLGLLRVLARRGLVVQPFKCGPDYLDTHHHTRAAGRPSLNLDLFMASPAHLHATYARYAAPADVALVEGVMGLFDGAVRMQGSAADVAEQLGIPIILVVNAKAMAYSVAPLLFGFKTFHPGIRLVGAIFNFVNTASHYQLLREACADVGVEALGYLPVNHNFAIPSRHLGLSIDTAIQYEAIVEALADALPLTVDVDRLLAVTQTAAPALAAHLPAVAAPQPRRRIAVARDAAFTFTYHQNLEALAELGEVTYFSPLADPALPAGTDFLYLPGGYPELFADELSANASMRASIAAYCGGGGGVAYAECGGLMYLGRQLVDAQGQAFPMVGVLPCTTSMKDAKMTLGYRTMEWNNLTVQGHEFHYSRLEDHGLVPVPAQLRNAKGGAVPAQLYREGNAWASYVHLYWGENSAFIRQLLQTAAVVPPQ from the coding sequence ATGCCCAACTCCCCCGCTCTTAAGCCCCAATTTCTGCTGGCCGCCCCGGCCAGCGGCCAAGGCAAAACCACCCTCACGCTGGGCCTGCTGCGGGTGCTGGCCCGGCGCGGGCTGGTGGTGCAGCCCTTCAAGTGCGGGCCCGACTACCTCGACACCCATCATCACACGCGGGCTGCCGGACGGCCCAGCCTCAACCTCGACTTGTTCATGGCCTCGCCGGCGCATCTGCACGCGACCTACGCCCGCTATGCCGCCCCCGCCGACGTGGCCTTGGTGGAGGGGGTGATGGGCCTTTTCGACGGGGCCGTGCGGATGCAGGGCAGTGCCGCCGACGTGGCCGAGCAGCTGGGCATCCCAATCATTCTGGTTGTCAATGCCAAAGCCATGGCCTACTCCGTGGCCCCGCTGCTGTTTGGGTTCAAGACTTTTCACCCCGGCATCCGGCTGGTGGGAGCCATTTTTAACTTTGTGAATACGGCTTCGCACTACCAATTATTGCGCGAGGCCTGCGCCGACGTGGGCGTGGAAGCGCTGGGCTACTTGCCTGTTAATCATAACTTTGCTATTCCCTCCCGACACCTGGGCCTGTCAATAGATACGGCTATTCAGTACGAAGCCATTGTGGAGGCCTTGGCCGATGCCCTGCCCCTCACGGTGGACGTGGACCGGCTGCTGGCAGTGACGCAAACGGCTGCGCCGGCCCTTGCCGCCCATCTGCCGGCGGTGGCAGCGCCTCAACCGCGCCGCCGCATAGCCGTGGCCCGCGACGCCGCGTTTACGTTCACCTACCACCAGAACCTGGAGGCCCTGGCCGAACTCGGCGAGGTCACGTATTTCAGCCCGCTAGCCGACCCGGCGCTCCCCGCCGGCACCGATTTCCTGTACCTACCCGGCGGCTACCCCGAGCTGTTTGCTGACGAGCTGAGTGCGAATGCCTCCATGCGCGCCAGCATCGCGGCCTATTGCGGCGGCGGCGGCGGCGTGGCGTACGCCGAGTGCGGCGGGCTCATGTACCTGGGTCGCCAATTGGTAGATGCCCAGGGGCAGGCCTTCCCAATGGTAGGCGTGTTGCCCTGCACGACGTCGATGAAAGACGCGAAAATGACGCTGGGCTACCGGACAATGGAGTGGAATAACCTCACTGTTCAAGGCCATGAGTTTCACTATTCCCGCCTGGAGGACCACGGCCTGGTACCCGTACCCGCGCAGCTCCGCAACGCCAAAGGCGGGGCCGTGCCAGCGCAGCTCTACCGCGAGGGCAATGCGTGGGCTTCGTACGTGCACTTGTACTGGGGCGAGAATTCCGCTTTCATCCGGCAGCTATTGCAGACGGCGGCGGTTGTGCCACCACAGTAG